The Cyclobacteriaceae bacterium genome includes a region encoding these proteins:
- a CDS encoding dipeptidase yields MIHEYIQSHQEQFLNELFELLRIPSVSADSRHAGDVRKAAEYVVEKLKAAGAEKVELMETKGHPIVYGEKMVDPKKPTVLVYGHYDVQPPDPLDLWNTPPFEPTVRDGKIYARGACDDKGQFYMHVKAFEIMMKHNMLSCNVKFMIEGEEEVGSDNLGTFVKANKERLKADVILISDTSLISLNQPSITVGLRGLSYMEVEVTGPNRDLHSGVYGGAVANPVNILSKMIASMHDEDGRITIPGFYDKVAELSSDERKAINNAPFDLNDYKKELGIEEIKGERGYTTIERTGIRPTLDVNGIWGGYTGEGAKTVLPSKAHAKISMRLVPNQSPQEITDLFTKHFISIAPKSVKVKVIAHHGGEPAVTPTDSKAYHAASKAFEEVWGKNPIPTRDGGSIPIVALFKKELGLDTVLMGFGLDTDALHSPNEHYGIKNFLIGIETIVAFHKYYGMGK; encoded by the coding sequence ATGATACACGAGTACATACAATCCCATCAGGAGCAATTCCTCAACGAACTTTTTGAATTACTAAGAATACCTTCTGTAAGCGCAGACAGTCGTCATGCTGGCGATGTTCGGAAGGCAGCTGAGTATGTTGTGGAAAAGCTGAAGGCGGCAGGTGCTGAAAAAGTTGAGTTAATGGAAACCAAAGGTCATCCCATTGTTTATGGTGAGAAGATGGTCGATCCAAAGAAACCGACCGTTTTGGTGTATGGTCACTATGATGTACAGCCTCCTGATCCTCTTGATCTGTGGAATACACCCCCCTTTGAGCCGACAGTGCGTGACGGAAAAATTTATGCACGCGGTGCTTGTGATGATAAAGGACAATTTTATATGCACGTCAAGGCATTTGAAATTATGATGAAACATAACATGCTAAGTTGTAATGTGAAGTTCATGATCGAAGGTGAAGAAGAGGTTGGATCGGATAACCTTGGTACTTTTGTAAAAGCAAACAAGGAAAGACTGAAGGCAGATGTGATTTTGATTTCAGACACATCTTTGATCTCATTGAATCAACCTTCCATTACTGTTGGTTTGCGCGGATTAAGTTATATGGAAGTGGAGGTGACGGGCCCCAACAGAGATCTTCATTCAGGTGTTTATGGTGGTGCTGTTGCAAATCCTGTTAATATTTTGAGCAAGATGATCGCATCCATGCATGACGAAGATGGAAGAATTACGATTCCCGGATTTTATGATAAAGTAGCTGAGCTATCCAGCGATGAACGAAAGGCAATCAACAATGCTCCTTTTGATCTGAATGATTATAAAAAAGAGTTAGGCATCGAAGAGATCAAAGGAGAGAGAGGATATACAACGATTGAGCGAACAGGTATTCGTCCGACGTTGGATGTGAATGGCATCTGGGGTGGGTATACAGGTGAAGGTGCAAAGACAGTGTTGCCATCAAAAGCACATGCAAAAATTTCAATGCGGCTGGTACCAAATCAAAGTCCTCAGGAGATCACGGATTTGTTCACCAAACATTTTATATCAATAGCACCTAAGTCAGTGAAGGTAAAAGTAATTGCACATCATGGTGGCGAGCCTGCAGTGACACCAACGGATTCAAAAGCATATCATGCTGCGAGTAAAGCTTTCGAAGAAGTTTGGGGTAAGAATCCGATACCCACACGCGATGGAGGCAGCATTCCAATCGTTGCGTTATTTAAAAAGGAACTGGGCCTCGACACAGTATTAATGGGATTCGGTCTTGATACCGATGCATTGCACTCACCCAATGAACATTATGGCATTAAGAATTTCCTGATTGGAATCGAAACGATTGTGGCGTTTCATAAGTATTATGGAATGGGGAAGTAG
- a CDS encoding DUF885 family protein: protein MKHITLLVLSLLIALGCQAQESFNTLSAMTDHILAYQADNGALSRKYTIRESDEYYSRFSKLHSDWLNKLKSIQFESLNQTGKIDYILLKNLIEREEYALQQNKREFEQIQSSIRFGDKILPLVILRRKGAVLDGEKTAAAFNELKKDVQLKQQEIEKLPKYNERLANRASNAAQGYKAALRDLFRFYNDYDPQFTWWTKAPYAELDTTLAQYVRFLKNWKTIDVSKDDGSGIFGNPIGREEIIKSLEFEMIPYTPEDLVEIANKEFAWCEKEMLKASAEMGFGDKWKDALEKVKNDHVAEGRQPEYLEFLATEAIDYVEKNNLVTVPTLAKEVWRMTMMSPEQQKFSPFFLGGEVLQIAFPTSTMPQEDKMMSLRGNNKHFARATVHHELIPGHHLQLFMNSRYHPERRNFSTPFSVEGWAVYWEMILWDKGFQKSPENRVGMLFWRMHRCARIIFSLNYHMNKWTPQTCIDFLVDKVGHERANATAEVRRSFTGGYPPLYQLAYMIGAKQYYALRTELVNTGKIKEKDYHDAILQNGSIPVEMMRALLTNDRLSRDFKTSWKFK, encoded by the coding sequence ATGAAGCACATCACACTCCTTGTATTGAGTTTGCTAATAGCACTGGGATGCCAGGCTCAGGAATCATTCAATACTTTAAGTGCAATGACCGATCACATCCTGGCATATCAGGCGGACAATGGTGCACTTTCGCGTAAATACACCATTCGTGAATCAGATGAGTATTATTCCAGATTTAGTAAGCTTCATAGTGATTGGCTGAACAAATTGAAAAGCATTCAGTTTGAATCGTTAAATCAAACAGGAAAAATTGATTACATCCTTTTAAAAAATCTTATTGAACGTGAAGAGTATGCTCTTCAACAGAACAAACGGGAATTTGAACAGATCCAGTCATCAATAAGGTTTGGGGATAAGATTCTGCCGTTAGTGATTCTCAGAAGAAAAGGTGCTGTCCTCGATGGGGAGAAGACGGCCGCTGCTTTCAATGAGTTAAAAAAAGATGTTCAGCTGAAACAGCAGGAGATTGAAAAATTACCAAAGTACAATGAGCGACTTGCCAACAGGGCAAGCAATGCAGCGCAAGGTTATAAAGCGGCACTTCGCGACTTATTCAGATTTTATAATGATTATGATCCGCAATTCACATGGTGGACAAAAGCTCCCTATGCGGAGTTGGACACTACTCTTGCTCAATACGTGCGTTTTCTGAAGAACTGGAAGACGATCGATGTATCCAAAGATGATGGCAGCGGAATCTTTGGAAATCCAATTGGTCGTGAAGAGATTATCAAGAGCCTTGAGTTTGAAATGATACCCTACACTCCTGAAGATCTGGTTGAAATTGCCAACAAGGAATTTGCATGGTGTGAAAAGGAAATGTTGAAAGCATCTGCAGAGATGGGCTTTGGTGATAAATGGAAAGATGCTTTGGAAAAAGTCAAGAATGATCACGTTGCGGAAGGTCGTCAACCTGAGTACCTGGAATTTCTGGCAACAGAAGCAATTGATTACGTTGAGAAGAATAATCTTGTAACTGTGCCAACATTGGCAAAAGAAGTCTGGCGCATGACCATGATGAGTCCTGAACAACAAAAGTTCAGCCCTTTCTTTTTGGGAGGTGAAGTCCTGCAAATTGCTTTTCCTACCAGCACCATGCCACAGGAAGATAAAATGATGAGTCTTCGTGGTAACAATAAACATTTTGCACGGGCAACAGTCCATCATGAACTCATACCGGGTCATCACCTGCAGTTATTCATGAATAGTCGTTATCATCCTGAACGACGTAATTTCAGCACACCTTTTTCTGTTGAAGGTTGGGCAGTGTATTGGGAGATGATATTATGGGACAAGGGTTTTCAGAAGTCGCCGGAGAACAGAGTGGGAATGCTCTTCTGGAGAATGCATCGTTGTGCAAGAATAATTTTCTCGCTCAACTATCATATGAATAAGTGGACTCCGCAAACTTGTATTGATTTTCTTGTCGATAAAGTGGGTCATGAACGTGCCAACGCAACAGCAGAGGTGAGAAGATCTTTCACGGGAGGTTATCCACCGCTCTATCAATTAGCATACATGATCGGAGCGAAACAATATTATGCGTTGCGCACGGAACTCGTCAATACAGGAAAAATCAAGGAAAAAGATTACCATGATGCGATTCTTCAAAACGGATCAATTCCCGTGGAAATGATGAGAGCATTATTGACAAATGATCGGCTCTCAAGGGATTTTAAAACATCATGGAAGTTTAAGTAA
- a CDS encoding FtsX-like permease family protein — MLLNYLLLAFRNIIKQRGFAVVNMFGLALGLASALFILLYVKDELTYDTMHPDATNTYRMGYVLNFANGEKEAAPYAPAGWDNYIQANYPGVGGITSYDTYGMPTSLHNEKNDRTLMTEDMVWAEPSFAQVIYLPIVKGDRNNPLKELNSIVLTESTAKELFGNEDPINKSLIISHTYATRGNKIEMMVTAISKDLPSNSHVNPKFVANVLALKPYIEDLENKLNTSMGDNNGNNYFSQSYFICTNPEKIPSIQADLQKKANDLIAKNKWDFKFTPVIRKITDIHFDKEMDWTIDHKTADIKSVYVFITIAILILMVACINYINLSTAKSASRAREIGLRKTFGGVRAQLFFQFMLESFILVLISALIAILLVLLFTPQFNNLTGKTFTLQHIMNGPMLLIIFGVIAFVTILAGSYPALFVSGFEPATVLKGKFAFRKGSNIFRQFLTTVQFVVAVTLLVGTVILVRQMSLMRDSKLNEAGKQIISIRYGGFTGPADNERYLVFKNAVQNDTEIENMTLANHLPRLDFFGPINMEMQFPEISEEKHQWFQLNGDYFFPGAFDLKIIAGRDFDPKNIADSTSVILNMSAVKALHLTAEEVVGKSIIRPELVNGYNRRRDTTLLPITGTVIGVVDDFPYRSMHKKIEPLAIAPKPHTEDRIIHIRLPQGKITEKIQFIEKTWKTVFPNFGFDYWFIDEEFGRMYESETKVAALTEKFSWLAILITCVGLYGLASFMSQQRIKEIGIRKTMGASNTQVLLLLLGVFGKLLLIACVIALPVAYYLTNQWLQGFEYRTPLSVFVFAGAIGLIAVITLLTVGYESLKASMSNPIKALRHE, encoded by the coding sequence ATGCTTCTAAACTACCTTCTACTGGCTTTTCGCAACATCATTAAACAGCGGGGTTTTGCTGTTGTCAACATGTTTGGACTAGCGCTCGGATTAGCCTCTGCGCTATTCATTCTGCTCTATGTGAAAGACGAGCTGACCTATGACACGATGCATCCTGATGCTACTAATACATACCGCATGGGTTATGTGTTGAATTTTGCCAATGGAGAAAAAGAGGCTGCTCCTTACGCTCCAGCGGGTTGGGACAATTATATACAGGCGAATTATCCAGGAGTAGGTGGAATCACAAGCTATGATACCTATGGAATGCCAACGAGTCTTCACAATGAAAAGAATGATCGCACGCTGATGACTGAAGATATGGTTTGGGCAGAGCCGAGCTTCGCACAGGTCATCTATCTTCCAATTGTTAAAGGTGATAGGAATAATCCTCTGAAAGAACTCAACAGCATTGTTCTCACAGAATCAACAGCCAAAGAATTGTTCGGTAATGAGGATCCGATCAATAAGTCATTGATCATCTCTCACACGTATGCAACGCGTGGTAATAAAATAGAAATGATGGTAACAGCCATCTCAAAAGATCTTCCTTCCAACTCACACGTTAATCCAAAGTTTGTTGCTAACGTTCTCGCACTGAAACCATACATCGAAGATCTTGAGAATAAGCTTAACACATCGATGGGAGATAACAATGGAAACAATTACTTCTCTCAATCCTATTTCATCTGTACAAATCCGGAAAAGATTCCATCCATCCAGGCAGATCTTCAAAAGAAAGCAAATGATCTGATCGCCAAAAATAAATGGGATTTCAAATTCACTCCTGTCATTCGTAAGATCACAGACATTCATTTTGATAAAGAAATGGACTGGACTATTGATCATAAAACAGCTGATATAAAATCAGTATACGTGTTCATTACCATTGCTATACTGATCCTGATGGTCGCGTGTATTAATTATATAAATCTCTCTACCGCAAAGTCAGCCAGCCGTGCGCGTGAAATCGGACTTAGAAAAACGTTTGGTGGGGTTCGTGCTCAATTATTCTTTCAATTCATGCTGGAGTCTTTCATTCTGGTACTCATCTCAGCATTGATCGCGATCCTTTTGGTCTTGTTATTCACTCCTCAATTCAACAATCTAACGGGTAAGACATTCACCCTTCAGCACATCATGAATGGACCGATGTTGTTGATCATTTTCGGCGTGATTGCCTTCGTTACCATCCTTGCGGGAAGCTACCCGGCATTGTTTGTTTCAGGTTTTGAACCTGCCACCGTTTTGAAGGGGAAATTTGCCTTTCGAAAGGGCTCTAATATCTTCCGTCAATTCCTTACTACAGTTCAGTTTGTCGTAGCGGTTACACTTCTTGTGGGTACTGTCATTCTTGTCCGTCAAATGAGTCTGATGAGAGACTCGAAGTTAAACGAGGCAGGAAAGCAGATCATTTCGATCCGATATGGAGGGTTTACGGGACCTGCTGACAACGAGCGTTACCTCGTTTTTAAGAACGCCGTTCAGAATGATACTGAAATTGAAAACATGACGCTTGCCAATCATTTGCCGCGCCTGGATTTCTTCGGTCCGATCAATATGGAGATGCAGTTTCCTGAAATCAGTGAAGAGAAGCATCAGTGGTTTCAATTGAACGGAGATTACTTTTTTCCAGGAGCGTTTGATCTGAAAATAATCGCTGGTCGTGACTTTGATCCAAAGAATATTGCGGACAGTACTTCTGTTATTTTGAATATGTCTGCTGTAAAAGCATTGCACCTTACTGCAGAAGAGGTGGTGGGAAAATCAATCATTCGCCCGGAACTTGTGAATGGATATAATAGAAGAAGGGACACCACTCTTCTTCCAATCACCGGAACAGTAATCGGTGTTGTAGATGATTTCCCTTATCGGTCTATGCATAAAAAGATTGAACCCCTTGCCATTGCACCGAAACCACATACTGAAGATCGCATCATTCACATTCGTTTACCGCAAGGAAAAATTACTGAGAAAATTCAGTTCATCGAAAAAACATGGAAGACTGTATTTCCAAATTTCGGATTTGATTATTGGTTCATCGATGAAGAGTTTGGTCGCATGTATGAAAGCGAAACCAAAGTTGCAGCGCTAACGGAAAAGTTTTCATGGCTTGCGATTCTTATCACATGTGTTGGTCTCTATGGACTTGCATCATTCATGTCGCAACAACGCATTAAAGAAATTGGAATTCGCAAAACGATGGGAGCGAGCAACACGCAAGTACTGCTTTTGTTGCTCGGTGTATTTGGTAAGCTCTTACTGATTGCTTGTGTCATCGCATTGCCTGTTGCATACTACTTAACAAATCAATGGCTCCAGGGATTTGAATATCGTACTCCACTTTCTGTTTTTGTATTCGCAGGAGCGATTGGTTTAATAGCTGTGATCACTTTATTGACGGTTGGCTATGAATCATTAAAGGCTTCGATGTCAAATCCAATCAAGGCATTGAGACATGAGTAG
- a CDS encoding peptidase has translation MIKRFLVIVLCFLATHLAIGQNYSNHAQLTQRVKALESANPTLTKLQSLTKTSGGKDIWVLEIGSGDRANHPAIVVVGGVEGYHLLGQELAVGFAEKLLANAQKDSIKNLLSTTTFYVFPSVSPDAAEQYFDKVKYERSANATSTDDDRDGKMNEDPFEDLNNDGLISMVRIEDPSGKWRTHPADNRIMVMANAEKGEQGKYILISEGINNDKDGKTNEDPEGGIQFNKSLTFDPPYFMPGAGEHPVSELENRAVLDYLYERFNVFAVVTFGPTNNLSEPWKFDKSKNAGRVPMGILENDARPNKIASDLYKKSVSLKDAPVVGGSKGDFVQWAYFHYGRQSFSTSGWWVPKFEIPKDTVQAKKYKVNDDKNTDVDFIRWAEKEGVDAFTPWQKINHPDYVGKNAEVGGFKPFVKMNPPYKMVNKLAEDHTKFILSLASKKPEIDVIGQKTESLENGVSRITITIQNKGLFSAIADIGKNNNFNKLVKITLTTTGDQMIISGNKVTLLPNLEAGETKELSWLIKGKGKATVEAGSPQTGVKKIDINL, from the coding sequence ATGATTAAAAGATTTTTAGTAATAGTGCTTTGCTTCCTGGCAACGCATCTGGCCATTGGTCAGAACTATAGCAACCATGCACAACTGACGCAGCGAGTGAAGGCGCTGGAATCTGCAAATCCAACGCTGACCAAATTGCAGTCTCTCACCAAAACAAGTGGGGGAAAAGATATTTGGGTTCTTGAAATTGGTTCGGGTGACCGGGCCAACCATCCAGCTATTGTTGTGGTGGGAGGAGTGGAGGGATATCACTTACTCGGTCAGGAGTTAGCGGTTGGCTTTGCGGAAAAACTTTTAGCAAACGCACAAAAGGATAGTATTAAAAATCTTTTGAGTACAACAACATTTTATGTTTTCCCATCGGTTAGTCCGGATGCAGCAGAACAATATTTTGACAAAGTCAAGTATGAACGAAGTGCCAATGCAACATCAACCGACGATGATCGTGATGGTAAGATGAATGAAGATCCTTTTGAGGACCTCAACAACGATGGTTTAATATCCATGGTACGAATCGAAGACCCATCTGGTAAATGGAGAACACATCCAGCTGATAACAGGATCATGGTGATGGCTAATGCCGAAAAGGGCGAACAAGGAAAATACATTCTTATCTCTGAAGGAATTAATAATGACAAGGATGGTAAGACCAATGAAGATCCTGAAGGAGGAATACAATTCAACAAGAGTCTGACATTCGACCCACCTTACTTTATGCCGGGGGCTGGAGAACATCCTGTATCTGAATTGGAGAACCGCGCAGTACTTGATTATCTGTATGAACGATTTAATGTATTTGCAGTCGTTACGTTCGGGCCAACCAACAATCTTTCAGAACCCTGGAAATTTGATAAAAGCAAAAACGCCGGCCGTGTGCCAATGGGCATCCTTGAAAATGATGCGCGTCCGAATAAAATTGCCTCTGATCTTTATAAGAAAAGCGTTTCGCTTAAAGATGCTCCCGTTGTAGGAGGAAGCAAAGGGGATTTTGTTCAATGGGCTTACTTCCATTACGGTCGTCAAAGTTTCAGCACATCAGGATGGTGGGTTCCTAAATTTGAAATTCCAAAAGATACTGTTCAGGCAAAAAAATATAAGGTTAATGATGATAAGAATACAGATGTTGATTTCATCCGATGGGCTGAAAAAGAAGGAGTGGATGCATTCACCCCATGGCAGAAAATAAATCATCCTGATTATGTTGGGAAGAATGCTGAAGTAGGAGGGTTTAAGCCATTTGTGAAAATGAATCCTCCATATAAAATGGTAAATAAACTTGCGGAGGATCACACAAAATTTATTCTCTCTCTTGCCTCGAAGAAACCAGAAATAGATGTCATCGGACAAAAAACTGAATCGCTGGAAAATGGTGTGAGTCGCATTACCATAACTATTCAAAACAAAGGACTCTTTTCAGCCATTGCTGATATCGGAAAGAACAACAACTTCAACAAACTTGTGAAAATCACTTTGACAACCACAGGCGATCAGATGATCATCAGCGGAAATAAAGTAACGCTGTTGCCCAATCTTGAAGCTGGTGAAACAAAAGAACTAAGCTGGCTGATAAAGGGTAAGGGCAAAGCAACAGTGGAGGCCGGTTCACCACAGACAGGAGTGAAAAAAATTGACATTAACCTTTAA
- a CDS encoding DUF255 domain-containing protein, with amino-acid sequence MRSIHILIFLLIGYCTSSSGQVLNPTKWKYTASKTSVAIGEEIELIFSAEIEANWYLYSNEFDCEDGPIKTTVNFIADPSYKLVGNLRAINPLDKHDKNFECDVKIFKVKGEFRQKIKILKSTLRIKGESDYQTCSDLNGVCVPGSEEFSFDNIITVSGEKKNDDSNQEETASTVTLNTDTTVVATTTVTPQEIYGANKGPQLDPALIQETGGKSLWGFFLFAFIAGLAALLTPCVFPMIPMTVSFFTGRGTKVQALIYGACIIIIYTLIGAVLAPLMGPETANHLSTEWIPNLIFFAVFIVFGLSFLGLFEITLPGTFINKVDQQSEKGGLSGVFFMAFTLVLVSFSCTGPLVGSILVSSAGGEFLKPIIGMFGFSAAFAIPFTLFAFFPGWLKSLPKSGGWLNTVKVVLGFIEIALAFKFLSIADQAFHWRILDREVNLAIWIVIGVLIGLYLMKAFRLPGDTGADAENKIVSVLRVSLAIVMFTFVVYLIPGMWGAPLKALAGYLPPMSTHDFDLIGAARKDKPNEICDVPKYSEFLHFPHGISGYFDYDQAIACARQQKKPLFIDFTGHGCTNCREMEARVWSDPAVLQRLKEDYVVVALYVDDKTELPESEWYTSTYDNKVKKTMGKQHADLQITNLNNNAQPFYVLVGKDERVLVSPKPYDLNVDHFVKFLDEGKKRYKELYP; translated from the coding sequence ATGCGTTCAATACATATTTTAATTTTCCTGCTGATCGGATATTGCACATCTTCATCTGGCCAGGTGCTCAATCCAACTAAATGGAAATACACTGCTTCTAAAACTTCAGTAGCTATTGGTGAAGAGATTGAATTAATCTTCTCAGCTGAAATTGAGGCGAACTGGTATCTCTACTCCAATGAGTTCGACTGTGAAGATGGCCCTATAAAGACTACTGTGAATTTTATAGCTGACCCGAGTTATAAGCTTGTCGGTAATCTTCGTGCTATCAATCCTTTGGATAAGCATGATAAAAACTTTGAATGTGATGTGAAAATATTTAAAGTCAAAGGTGAGTTCCGTCAGAAAATAAAAATTCTAAAATCGACTCTCAGAATTAAAGGAGAGAGCGATTATCAGACTTGTAGTGATCTTAATGGAGTATGCGTCCCGGGCAGTGAGGAGTTTTCTTTTGACAACATCATCACAGTAAGCGGCGAAAAAAAAAATGATGATTCAAATCAGGAAGAGACAGCAAGCACTGTAACATTAAATACCGACACCACAGTTGTTGCAACGACAACGGTTACGCCCCAGGAAATTTATGGCGCTAATAAGGGACCTCAACTCGATCCGGCCCTCATTCAGGAAACAGGTGGAAAGTCTCTTTGGGGATTTTTCCTTTTCGCATTCATCGCAGGCCTGGCAGCATTACTAACACCATGTGTATTTCCTATGATCCCAATGACGGTGAGCTTTTTCACAGGTCGTGGAACAAAAGTTCAGGCATTGATCTATGGAGCATGCATCATTATTATTTATACACTCATTGGAGCAGTGCTTGCACCCTTGATGGGACCCGAAACAGCAAATCATCTTTCAACGGAATGGATTCCAAATCTTATCTTCTTTGCTGTGTTCATCGTTTTTGGACTTTCTTTTTTAGGATTGTTTGAGATCACACTGCCAGGAACTTTTATTAACAAGGTTGATCAGCAATCAGAGAAAGGCGGACTGTCAGGAGTTTTCTTCATGGCATTTACATTGGTGCTCGTTTCATTTTCTTGTACCGGCCCCCTGGTTGGAAGTATTCTGGTTTCGTCAGCTGGTGGCGAATTTCTGAAACCAATTATTGGCATGTTTGGTTTTTCTGCGGCCTTTGCCATTCCGTTTACACTCTTTGCTTTTTTTCCTGGATGGTTAAAATCATTGCCGAAATCAGGTGGATGGCTAAACACAGTGAAGGTTGTATTAGGATTCATTGAAATAGCATTGGCATTCAAATTCCTTAGCATTGCGGATCAGGCGTTTCATTGGCGGATACTTGATCGCGAAGTAAATCTTGCCATCTGGATTGTAATCGGCGTACTCATTGGACTTTATCTGATGAAAGCATTCCGTTTGCCGGGAGACACAGGTGCTGATGCCGAGAATAAGATTGTAAGTGTATTAAGAGTTTCTCTTGCCATCGTGATGTTCACATTTGTGGTTTATCTGATTCCAGGAATGTGGGGAGCACCTTTAAAGGCTTTGGCAGGATATCTTCCTCCTATGTCAACTCACGATTTCGATTTGATAGGCGCTGCACGCAAAGACAAGCCTAATGAAATATGTGATGTTCCAAAGTATTCCGAGTTTTTGCATTTCCCTCACGGTATCAGTGGATACTTTGATTACGATCAGGCAATTGCATGTGCGCGGCAGCAAAAAAAGCCTTTGTTCATTGACTTCACTGGCCATGGCTGTACAAACTGTCGTGAAATGGAAGCGAGAGTTTGGTCCGACCCCGCAGTATTGCAAAGATTAAAAGAAGATTATGTTGTTGTTGCTTTGTATGTCGATGATAAAACTGAGCTTCCTGAAAGCGAATGGTACACATCTACCTATGATAATAAAGTAAAGAAGACGATGGGCAAGCAGCATGCTGATCTTCAGATCACAAATCTTAATAATAATGCACAACCGTTTTATGTATTAGTTGGAAAAGATGAACGAGTGCTGGTGTCCCCAAAGCCTTACGATTTGAATGTTGATCATTTTGTAAAATTCCTTGATGAAGGTAAGAAGAGGTACAAGGAATTGTATCCGTAA
- a CDS encoding peptidase M14, whose protein sequence is MRSFIYIFFLLSVAVSSIAQEANGVFRAAGSPENPKVPISWNRYYNHAGITDICKKLAAAHPDLIKLGTIGKSFQGREMWVLTVTDFTKGKPEEKPAMYIDGNIHSNEIQGTEMAMYTAWYLAESFKDVAFIKELLADKVFYIVPTINPDARDHFMKEPNSPNSPRSGVMPVDNDRDGLINEDGFSDLDGDGNITQMIRKNPNGRFKKDPNDPRRLILAKTDEPGGYEQLGYEGIDKDGDGRVNEDGTGYYDPNRDWAWKWQPNYIQNGAFKYPFSIPENRNVRDFVITHPNIAGAQSFHNSGGMILRGPGAEEDISTYNADDVRIYDAIGKKGELLIPGYNYLVVYKDLYTAWGGELDWFYGSRGAYTFSNELFNSYQYFHKKGDEERSGPGEAYEFDKSLLFGDAIVAWKEFTHPQFGKIEIGGPKKNFTRADPGFLLESDAHRNMAFCVYHAYSMPKLEIDEITERSLGGGLIEVTAVIANKRIMPTHSSQDLKFKIERPDYIRIEGASVVAGLIVENRDMNLIREQKTNPNQLEVDNIPGMGSVTVRWIISGGKTYSVKVDSKKGGTASKQK, encoded by the coding sequence ATGAGATCTTTCATCTATATATTCTTTCTTTTATCGGTAGCAGTTTCATCAATAGCTCAGGAAGCCAACGGAGTTTTTCGCGCGGCAGGAAGCCCCGAAAATCCTAAAGTGCCCATTTCCTGGAATCGTTACTATAATCATGCAGGGATCACAGATATCTGTAAGAAACTGGCGGCAGCACATCCTGATCTTATCAAGCTTGGAACCATTGGTAAAAGTTTTCAGGGTCGCGAAATGTGGGTATTGACTGTAACCGATTTCACGAAAGGCAAACCGGAAGAGAAGCCTGCCATGTACATCGATGGAAATATTCACTCCAATGAAATTCAGGGAACAGAAATGGCGATGTACACAGCATGGTATCTCGCAGAATCATTTAAGGATGTAGCATTTATAAAAGAACTCCTGGCAGATAAAGTTTTCTACATCGTCCCGACAATCAATCCGGATGCCCGTGATCATTTTATGAAAGAACCGAACTCTCCCAACAGCCCACGTTCAGGAGTTATGCCAGTGGATAATGATCGTGATGGATTGATCAATGAAGATGGATTTAGTGATCTGGATGGTGATGGAAACATTACTCAGATGATCCGCAAAAATCCAAATGGGAGATTTAAGAAAGATCCTAATGATCCACGGAGATTGATTCTTGCGAAGACGGATGAACCAGGAGGATATGAGCAATTGGGTTATGAAGGGATTGATAAGGATGGTGATGGCCGTGTCAATGAAGATGGAACAGGTTACTATGATCCTAATCGTGACTGGGCATGGAAGTGGCAGCCAAACTATATTCAGAACGGAGCATTTAAGTATCCATTCTCAATACCAGAAAACAGAAACGTGCGTGATTTTGTCATCACTCATCCCAACATTGCAGGAGCACAAAGCTTTCATAATTCAGGCGGAATGATTCTTCGTGGTCCGGGGGCGGAAGAAGACATCAGTACCTATAATGCTGATGATGTTAGAATATATGATGCGATTGGAAAAAAAGGGGAGTTGTTAATTCCTGGTTATAATTATCTGGTGGTGTACAAAGATCTCTACACAGCATGGGGTGGTGAGCTCGATTGGTTTTATGGAAGTCGTGGGGCATATACATTCTCCAATGAGCTTTTCAATTCTTATCAATATTTTCATAAGAAAGGCGACGAAGAAAGATCGGGCCCTGGAGAAGCATATGAATTTGACAAGTCATTGTTATTCGGCGATGCAATTGTTGCATGGAAGGAATTCACTCATCCTCAGTTTGGAAAAATAGAGATAGGTGGTCCAAAGAAAAACTTCACGCGTGCCGATCCGGGATTCTTATTGGAAAGCGATGCACACCGCAACATGGCATTTTGTGTTTATCACGCTTACAGCATGCCGAAACTTGAAATAGATGAGATCACAGAAAGATCGTTAGGAGGAGGACTTATAGAAGTAACAGCAGTCATCGCCAACAAACGTATCATGCCTACACACTCAAGTCAGGATTTGAAATTCAAAATTGAAAGACCTGATTACATCCGTATCGAAGGCGCTTCTGTGGTGGCTGGGCTCATCGTTGAGAATCGTGACATGAATTTGATTCGTGAACAAAAAACAAATCCTAATCAACTTGAAGTTGACAATATTCCAGGAATGGGATCTGTAACTGTTCGTTGGATCATCAGTGGAGGAAAGACATATTCCGTAAAGGTTGATAGTAAAAAAGGCGGAACAGCGAGTAAGCAGAAATAG